One genomic region from Tigriopus californicus strain San Diego chromosome 4, Tcal_SD_v2.1, whole genome shotgun sequence encodes:
- the LOC131879666 gene encoding uncharacterized protein LOC131879666, with protein MSNVEQVHMLQLSTSLKIVVMTLTIVLMLLGTIVKRIIYKLITTKGASGVFDRLILFEQLMSCSCYFIGFGILASLLGYKGEDFGIAGYCVCSIIDLAFLFNAFLTVLAGASIATLRLLFIWQGIQSKSKLMFLAKLLPWFLFSVSALSGGLLHTFPAYEYNYYMDLCLGHEERYLRSESRIFTALILRGIFPVLGIVCSFVELGSYVVIFMHILNHERFVAQPLFGKTSRVVKNRRHSNIVSLQGHFATHILELTFLLLIVIAGTAVKTHRTQILEISQLMFPIFSFLLIPVIQVVSSRQMMQKITSKLKDAKTVWLRK; from the exons atgtCTAACGTGGAACAAGTACACATGCTCCAACTCAGTACATCCCTTAAGATCGTAGTGATGACCCTCACCATTGTTCTAATGCTGTTGGGAACAATAGTCAAACGGATCATTTACAAGTTAATCACCACCAAAGGAGCATCAGGAGTATTCGATCGGTTGATTCTCTTCGAGCAGCTTATGAGTTGTTCATGTTATTTCATTGGCTTTGGCATCCTCGCTTCGCTCTTAGGATACAAAGGCGAGGATTTTGGAATAGCGGGCTATTGTGTGTGTTCCATCATTGACTTAGCATTCTTGTTTAATGCCTTTCTGACAGTTCTAGCGGGAGCGAGCATCGCTACACTCAG ACTTCTCTTCATTTGGCAAGGAATCCAATCCAAATCAAAACTCatgtttttggccaaactttTACCTTGGTTCCTTTTCTCCGTATCTGCACTAAGTGGGGGTTTGCTACATACCTTTCCAGCTTATGAATACAATTACTACATGGACTTATGTTTGGGACACGAGGAGCGATATCTTCGATCGGAATCACGCATCTTTACAGCTTTGATATTGAGGGGCATTTTCCCTGTTCTTGGTATAGTTTGCTCTTTTGTAGAGCTTGGATCCTATGTTGTTAtattcatgcatattttgaacCATGAACG ATTCGTGGCTCAACCGTTATTTGGAAAAACCAGTAGGGTGGTAAAAAACAGACGGCACTCCAATATTGTCTCTCTTCAAGGACATTTTGCCACCCATATTCTGGAATTGACCTTTCTACTGCTGATTGTGATTGCTGGAACAGCGGTGAAGACTCATCGGACTCAAATTTTGGAGATCTCGCAACTTATGTTTCccattttcagttttcttttgatcCCTGTAATCCAGGTTGTTTCTTCGAGACAAATGATGCAGAAAATAACTTCTAAGTTGAAAGATGCAAAAACTGTGTGGTTACGCaaataa